CCGGAAAAGTGAATCCAGCTAGTATAGAACTTAATGACACATAATTTGTGATCAGCAAAACGGTAACAAACACAAGAACGCATAGCAAAGCTGCTTGAGGATGCACAGCTAAAACCATTCCAAGTAATGTGGCTATCCCCTTCCCGCCTCTAAAACCTGCAAAAATTGGAAATAAATGCCCCATTACCGCAACAATCCCAAGGGCTAACTGATAGTTAACATATTGTACAGAATGCTCGGGTCCTGTAATTGATAGTCCTATAAAATAGGCAAGATTTGTAGCTGTCCAACCTTTCAAAATGTCAATCAGCATTACAGGAATACCCGCTTTTTTCCCAAGTACACGAAAGGTATTTGTAGCACCAGCATTGCCGCTACCATATTCCCTTACATCTACCCCGTAAAAAGCCTGACCGATCCAGACAGCTGTAGGTATGGAACCAAAAATATAGGCTAAAATAATAGCCCCAATTGAATATATAGATATCATTCTATGCTATAGTTTTAAACGATGGCTTACCTTTTATTCTTAACCAACAACCGCTTTCAGACTTAAATCCAACCCTTTTACCGAATGGGTAAGCGCACCCATAGAAATATAATCTACTCCACATTTGGCATAATCTAAAGCATTTTGTGGTGTTATGTTTCCTGACGCCTCTGTTGCAACAGTTTTATCCACTATCGCAACAGCTTTTTTCAGATCTTCGAAATTAAAATTATCCAACAGAACTCTGTCTATCCCTCCTATTGCCAATACGCTTCTTAATTCTTCTAAATTTCTAACCTCGACTTCTATTTGCAGATTTCTATTTTCTTTTTTCAGATAATCTTGTGCCGCTTTAACTGCATTTTCTATGCCACCAGCATAATCAACGTGATTATCTTTGATCAAAATCATATCGTACAATCCGAAACGGTGATTTACCCCACCTCCTATTTTCACGGCCATTTTTTCCAGATATCTTAAGTTAGGGGTGGTTTTACGTGTGTCTAACACCTTTGTTCCCGTACCTTTTAGATTTTTCACTATTTTATGGGTCGTGGTTGCAATGCCACTCATTCGCTGCATTAAATTCAGGAGTAATCTTTCGGCTACTAAAATAGATTGTACACTTCCGGATACATACAAAACAACATCACCAACCTTTACTTCTGTTCCGTCTTTAAGTAAGATTTCCACATTTAAATCGGGATCCACTTCGTTGCAAACTTCCACCGCAACATCTACACCCGCTATTACTCCATCTTCTTTAACTAATAATCTGGCTTTTCCCTTTGCATCTTTAGGAATGGTTGAAAGAGAGGTATGGTCTCCATCTCCTAGGTCTTCGGCTAAAGCCGATTTTATAATTTGTCGAACAATATTCTTATCCAAAACTTGTGATTTTTGAGGCAAAAATATAAATTTTTTCAAGCTGCCCTTATTCTTTGTTTTCTTCTATTCTAATTTGAGCTATCAAAAATTTACCGGACGTGATCTTCAGTTCATAGCTAACTCTAAAGATATTTTTACTGGTATTCAATAAAATAACCGCAAATTTATAGTTTGAATTTGAAGTCACTTTATGGATTATTTGAGAAGATTTAGGTGGATTTTTCTGAAAAAAGTCTTTCAAAATAATTGCAGTCTGCACATTCGAGTAAATCTCTTCTTGTCCCAATATGTTTAACTCAACAGTAGGAGCAAAATATCCGGACATGGATTTAACATCACCACTTTTCATAAATGCTGCAATTTCTTCTATCACATCTGCCTTAACAATACTTACAGCACTTGTAAGAAAAAACAACAAAAAAAACTTTTTCATAACTTTTTGCTTCACAAAACTCTTTGACAAGTTTCTTAAATGAGACTCTAATTTACAAACAAAACATTTTTAAAAAAGCTTAATGTTAAAATAACTATATTTGCTATGTGAAAAATAAAAAAGTTGCGCTTATTATATTAGACGGCTGGGGATATGGCCGAAAGGATTCTTCAAATGCCATTTTAGCGGCAAAAACACCTTTTTTTAACGCCTGTTTAGCTCAATATCCCAATAGTAAATTAGTAGCTTCCGGCACAGCTGTTGGTCTTCCTGAAGGTCAAATGGGAAACTCTGAGGTTGGGCACATGAACCTGGGTGCGGGAAGAATAGTTTATCAGGAGTTGGGACGTATTAACAAAGCTGTTGAAGACAATGAATTTGTGAGCAATACTGCCCTGAAAAACGCCTTTGAATACGCAAAAAACAACAATAAGAAAATTCATTTCATCGGTCTGGTTTCTAACGGTGGAGTACACTCTCATATTAACCATCTAAAAGGACTTTGCGATGCGGCAAAATCTTTCGGGTTAAACGATGTTTTTATTCATGCATTTCTGGATGGCCGTGACACTGACCCCAATTCGGGACTTGGTTTTATAACTGAACTTAGCGACTATTTACAACATTCTTCCGGTAAGTTAGCCTCTACAATAGGCAGATATTATGCTATGGACCGCGATAATCGTTGGGAGCGTGTAAAACTAGCCTACGACGTAATGGTTAAGGCTGAAGGGAAAAAAGTACAGTCTGTTATAGAAGGTATACAGCAATCCTATGCTGAAGGAGTTACAGACGAATTTGTTAAACCAATGGTTGTTTGTGATGAAAACGGCAATCCTTTAGCAAAAATTGAAGATGGCGATGCGGTAATCTGTTTCAATTTCAGAACTGACAGAGGAAGGGAAATATCTTTGGCACTTACTCAGAAAGAATTCCCTGAACAGGACATGAAGCCTTTGGATATTCACTATGTTACCATGACGACTTATGATGAAACTTTTAAAAATGTACATGTTGCATTTGAAAAGGATGATTTAAGAATGACTCTTGGTGAGGTATTGGAAGGTGCTGGCAAAAACCAGATCAGAATTGCAGAGACTGAAAAATATCCTCACGTTACTTTCTTCTTTTCCGGAGGTCGCGAAAAGGAATTCAATAATGAGAAAAGGCTATTAATTCCTTCTCCTAAAGTAGCTACTTATGATTTGCAACCGGAAATGAGTGCAAATGGTATTAAAGATGCTATTATTCCAGAATTAGAAAAAGGGTGGGCCGATTTTGTTTGTTTAAATTTTGCCAATCCGGATATGGTTGGACATACAGGAGTTTTCGAGGCCGTGGTAAAGGCTGTTGAGACGGTTGATGCATGTGCTGAGGCTGTAGTGAAAACAGGTATAGCAAACGGTTATTCTTTTATTATTCTTGCGGACCATGGTAACGCTGATTATATGGTGAACGACGACGGTTCTGCTAATACTGCACATACTACTAATGTAGTTCCTTGTATTTTAATAGACGAGGATTATAAAGCTATTAAGGATGGAAAGCTAGGAGATATTGCTCCAACTATCCTAAAATTAATGGGAATTGATATTCCTCAGGAGATGAGCGGGAACGTTTTAGTTTAATGAAGAGACTGAATTTATTTCTTGTAAGCTTATTATTTCTAGGCTCTTGTAAATCCGGCAAAGAAAAGGATATACAGGAGCTTAGTTATTATGACATTAAAGGCTTTTTCGAGCAAGAAATAGTAAAGTTAAATAAAACTAATCCTGTTGTAAAGAAATCCGTATTTTATAACCAGGATGAAGAGGTGAAGACCTTAAAAATAAAGGATTGGGCACAGGAACTCAGCCTGTTTGTGGAATCAGATATCAACAAATCTTCCTGGAAAAACAGCTATAAAATAGACAGCCTTCCAAATCAGATTGTCTATACCGCTAAAGAAAATGATTTAAGAACCCAAAAAATCATCATCGATTTTAAAGATTCAAAACCGGTTAAGTTCTCTATCAAAAATAAATCTATAAATTATTTATATACGACTTCTGAAGATTTAACTTTTTATACAGACTCGTTATATAACATTGTAAAAGATCAGCATGTTACTGTTCTTGGTGATAACCACTACATAATAACTGGGTTGTTAGTTCGCTAGACGTTTTTCGTTGTTGTTTTTTGATGTTCGATGTTCGTTTCACAGAACGAATAACAACCAACATCCATTGACCATAAAATACTTATTTACTTCCCCATTACACTATAAACAAATAGCTTTACTATATTGTCAACTGTATCATTAGTCTTGCTATGAGTAACAATACAGCACATATTTTAGATCATAAACATATTTCCCCTACGCCAATGCGGCAGCTGGTTTTGGACACGCTGTTGAATAAGAAATCAGCTTTAAGTATTAATGATATCGAAAAAATGTTGTATCCTGCAGATAGAATCACCATTTACAGGACATTGAAGACTTTCGAGCAAAAAGGATTGATTCATCAAGTAGAAGACGGAAGCGGATCTTTAAAATATGCGCTTTGTCAGGACAGTTGTGACGATAATGCACACCACGATGTCCACGTACATTTTTCTTGTAAAGCATGTAAAGAAACATTTTGTCTGCCAAAAAATCAGATCCCTAAGATTTCCTTACCTCAGGGATATCAACCAGAAGAGATAAGCCTTACCGTAAAAGGCGTATGTAAAGACTGTCAGATTACAATGCAATAGCATTGCATTCCTTTTTACATTATGTTTGTCTTTGTAATTATTAACATTGACAAACATGAGCAACATACTTCAACATAGTCATGACAATCATGACCACGATCATGGAAATGATGTTCAAAAGGTAAATACTCCTGAATGGAAGTCGCACCTTAATTTGATCATTGCGCTGGGCATTTTTCTGGTGATGATGGTTCTTGAATATGGTTTTCACTTCAATACAAATAATTATTTGGGACTTGTTATTTTCCTTTTTGCTTATTATTTGGCGGGAAGTGACGTTTTGAAATTGGCATGGGTAAAAGCCAGACGTTCCGATTTCTTTAATGAATTTTCCTTGATGAGTATAGCCACGATTGGTGCTTTTAGCATAGGTGCTTACAGCGAAGGTGTTGCGGTTATGATTTTCTATTCTATTGGAGAATGGTTTCAGGAAAGCGCTGTAAAAAAAGCAAAGAACAACATTAAAGCTTTGCTGGATATTCGCCCCGATACCGTTACCGTCATCAGAAATAATACTCCCATAGATGTAAAACCTACCGAAGTAGTTATTGGAGAGATGATACAGGTAAAACCCGGAGAAAAGGTGGCTCTGGATGGTATTTTGAATACTGAACATGCTACTTTCAACACTGCTGCGCTAACCGGCGAAAGTAAGCCAGATGAGAAATATAACGGAGATGAGATTCTCGCCGGTATGATTAATGAAAGCAAACTTGCCGAGGTAAAAGTGACTTCACTGTTTCGCGATAGTAAATTGAGCAAGATATTGGAAATGGTACAGGATGCAACCGCAAGGAAATCAAAAACTCAACTATTCATTTCCCGATTTGCTAAAATATACACGCCGATAGTTTTTGCTTTGGCTGTACTTTTGGTTGTCATTCCGTCTTTCATATACCCAGACTATGTTTTTACAGATTGGTTATACAGAGGTTTGGTATTTTTAGTAATCAGCTGCCCTTGTGCGCTGGTTGTTTCGATTCCCCTGGGGTATTTTGGAGGTATAAGCCTGGCATCAAAAAATGGTATTCTTTTTAAAGGTGGAAATTTTCTTGATGTTATGAGCACTATCGACACGGTAGTAATGGACAAAACTGGTACATTAACCAAGGGTGTTTTTAAAGTTCAGGAAATGGACACCGAAATGGACAGGAATGATTTCATCAAAATAGTCGCTGCTATTGAGAGCAAATCAAGCCATCCTATTGCCAAAGCCATTACTCAATATGCCGATGGAAAGTACGAAGATACGGTGGTAAAGGATGTTGAGGAAATTGCAGGTCATGGATTAAGAGGAACTGTCGACGGAAAAGATGTGCTTGCAGGTAATGGAAAGTTACTTAGGAAGTTTAATATTTCTTTTCCCGACCATATAGAAAACATAGTAGAAAGTATTGTGGTTGTCGCTGTGGACAAACGATACGCAGGTTATATTACTGTCGCGGATGAGATAAAAGAAGATGCTGCACATACTATTTCTGATTTAAAAAAGAACGATATCTTAACCATAATGCTTAGTGGGGATAAAGACACCATAGTTCAAAAAACAGCTTATTTATTGGGTTTAGACAAAGCTTTCGGAGCGCTCTTACCAGAAAACAAAGTTAATAAGGTTAAAGAACTAAAAAATGCAAATAAAAGAATTGCATTTGTTGGCGACGGTGTTAATGATGCCCCTGTTATTGCTTTAGCTGATGTTGGTATCGCTATGGGAGGATTGGGAAGTGATGCCGCCATTGAAACCGCTGATGTTGTTATTCAAACGGATCAGCCTTCTAAAATACTTTCTGCTATAAAGATCGGGAAAATCACCAAATGGATCGTTTGGCAGAATATTATACTGGCTATGGCTGTAAAAATTGCCGTCTTGATTTTGGGAGCCGAAGGCGTTGCCTCTTTATGGGAAGCAGTAATTGCCGATGTTGGCGTTGCATTATTAGCTATCCTGAATGCTGTAAGGATACAGGCAAAGAAGATATAGCACATTTCCAAAAGGGGCGTAACCTGGCGCAGGTACAGGAAAACCTAATTCTTACTAAGATTTTAAGTAATAATTCTGGACTTTTACAGCATATCTAAGAGAGATTTTTATAAAAACAGTGTTTAATTATAATAGTGTTGTTTTTGCACTTGATCTTTCAGACAGCGTTAACTGCCTTTTTATTTGTTGTGTGTGCCTTTCGGTATGAGCGATTAAGAATTCAAATATATCTCCCAACCTCAATTTAATAATTCTATTAATTGAGATTGGGATTCTACATTCACTTAAATTGAGATGTTTAGCAAAACGCAAGCATTCCAATAATTGTTTTTGATACCTAACAAAATCGGTGACAGTTATTTCCGGGTTTTGCTTTCCTGCGGGCACATGTCTTTTAGCAGCTTTATATTTTTTTGTATTTCCCATCATCTTAACAAAAAACTGGCCTACAAATCCTCTTAGAAAAAAATCATCCAGAATATCGCTTGTTTTGAACTGTTTTATTTTATCCTCTAATAGCGGCAAATAATACATGCTATAGGTATTCAAATGCTCTAAACATTCAGCTATACTCCACTCTTGTTCGGCTTTCCATCGCAATTTCTCGTTTTCTAAATTTCGTATATCTGTATTTATAAAATTCAATTGCCGTTCTGCTCTTACTATTAAATCCTGTAAAAACTCACCTTTGTCTATTTTTCTCATAACTTAATTTTTTTCAAAAATGATAGTTTTATATTTTAGTTCTCTTGGTAAATACCAAGATTTTTAAATTCTATTCGCAATGGTTATTGTAAAACCTAATCTATCATCAGCATTGGAAAAACTAAGGCTTTTTGTTAACAAAACCGTTGTCCTGGACGATACAATCTGGAAGGATTTTTCTAATATTTGGGAATTACATATATCAAAGCGGAAGGATATAATAACCGACGCTGGAGAAAAAGAAAATTATCTTTATTTCGTATTGGACGGTATACAACGAGTTTTTCACACCTCTGAATCGGGTAGAGAAGCCACTTTGGTACTCAGTTATCCTCCCTCCTTCGCGGGAATATTGGACGCGATGATGTTAGAGCAAAAGTCAAAATACTATTTTGAATCTTTAACTCCTTCCG
This genomic interval from Pseudopedobacter saltans DSM 12145 contains the following:
- the nadC gene encoding carboxylating nicotinate-nucleotide diphosphorylase; this translates as MDKNIVRQIIKSALAEDLGDGDHTSLSTIPKDAKGKARLLVKEDGVIAGVDVAVEVCNEVDPDLNVEILLKDGTEVKVGDVVLYVSGSVQSILVAERLLLNLMQRMSGIATTTHKIVKNLKGTGTKVLDTRKTTPNLRYLEKMAVKIGGGVNHRFGLYDMILIKDNHVDYAGGIENAVKAAQDYLKKENRNLQIEVEVRNLEELRSVLAIGGIDRVLLDNFNFEDLKKAVAIVDKTVATEASGNITPQNALDYAKCGVDYISMGALTHSVKGLDLSLKAVVG
- a CDS encoding DUF4783 domain-containing protein, yielding MKKFFLLFFLTSAVSIVKADVIEEIAAFMKSGDVKSMSGYFAPTVELNILGQEEIYSNVQTAIILKDFFQKNPPKSSQIIHKVTSNSNYKFAVILLNTSKNIFRVSYELKITSGKFLIAQIRIEENKE
- a CDS encoding heavy metal translocating P-type ATPase, which gives rise to MSNILQHSHDNHDHDHGNDVQKVNTPEWKSHLNLIIALGIFLVMMVLEYGFHFNTNNYLGLVIFLFAYYLAGSDVLKLAWVKARRSDFFNEFSLMSIATIGAFSIGAYSEGVAVMIFYSIGEWFQESAVKKAKNNIKALLDIRPDTVTVIRNNTPIDVKPTEVVIGEMIQVKPGEKVALDGILNTEHATFNTAALTGESKPDEKYNGDEILAGMINESKLAEVKVTSLFRDSKLSKILEMVQDATARKSKTQLFISRFAKIYTPIVFALAVLLVVIPSFIYPDYVFTDWLYRGLVFLVISCPCALVVSIPLGYFGGISLASKNGILFKGGNFLDVMSTIDTVVMDKTGTLTKGVFKVQEMDTEMDRNDFIKIVAAIESKSSHPIAKAITQYADGKYEDTVVKDVEEIAGHGLRGTVDGKDVLAGNGKLLRKFNISFPDHIENIVESIVVVAVDKRYAGYITVADEIKEDAAHTISDLKKNDILTIMLSGDKDTIVQKTAYLLGLDKAFGALLPENKVNKVKELKNANKRIAFVGDGVNDAPVIALADVGIAMGGLGSDAAIETADVVIQTDQPSKILSAIKIGKITKWIVWQNIILAMAVKIAVLILGAEGVASLWEAVIADVGVALLAILNAVRIQAKKI
- the plsY gene encoding glycerol-3-phosphate 1-O-acyltransferase PlsY produces the protein MISIYSIGAIILAYIFGSIPTAVWIGQAFYGVDVREYGSGNAGATNTFRVLGKKAGIPVMLIDILKGWTATNLAYFIGLSITGPEHSVQYVNYQLALGIVAVMGHLFPIFAGFRGGKGIATLLGMVLAVHPQAALLCVLVFVTVLLITNYVSLSSILAGFTFPVSLIFIFHVSVKAILIYGMCICVLILVTHQKNIERLLKGKESKVNLFGKKKD
- a CDS encoding DinB family protein; translated protein: MRKIDKGEFLQDLIVRAERQLNFINTDIRNLENEKLRWKAEQEWSIAECLEHLNTYSMYYLPLLEDKIKQFKTSDILDDFFLRGFVGQFFVKMMGNTKKYKAAKRHVPAGKQNPEITVTDFVRYQKQLLECLRFAKHLNLSECRIPISINRIIKLRLGDIFEFLIAHTERHTQQIKRQLTLSERSSAKTTLL
- a CDS encoding Crp/Fnr family transcriptional regulator; amino-acid sequence: MVIVKPNLSSALEKLRLFVNKTVVLDDTIWKDFSNIWELHISKRKDIITDAGEKENYLYFVLDGIQRVFHTSESGREATLVLSYPPSFAGILDAMMLEQKSKYYFESLTPSVFIKAKYIDVKKLMEKHPSINLFVLKGVSQALSGVLERVVELQVCSSEEKFRILLKRSPHILQLIPHKYIASYLGIDASNFSKLLNNVKI
- a CDS encoding Fur family transcriptional regulator, giving the protein MSNNTAHILDHKHISPTPMRQLVLDTLLNKKSALSINDIEKMLYPADRITIYRTLKTFEQKGLIHQVEDGSGSLKYALCQDSCDDNAHHDVHVHFSCKACKETFCLPKNQIPKISLPQGYQPEEISLTVKGVCKDCQITMQ
- the gpmI gene encoding 2,3-bisphosphoglycerate-independent phosphoglycerate mutase — its product is MKNKKVALIILDGWGYGRKDSSNAILAAKTPFFNACLAQYPNSKLVASGTAVGLPEGQMGNSEVGHMNLGAGRIVYQELGRINKAVEDNEFVSNTALKNAFEYAKNNNKKIHFIGLVSNGGVHSHINHLKGLCDAAKSFGLNDVFIHAFLDGRDTDPNSGLGFITELSDYLQHSSGKLASTIGRYYAMDRDNRWERVKLAYDVMVKAEGKKVQSVIEGIQQSYAEGVTDEFVKPMVVCDENGNPLAKIEDGDAVICFNFRTDRGREISLALTQKEFPEQDMKPLDIHYVTMTTYDETFKNVHVAFEKDDLRMTLGEVLEGAGKNQIRIAETEKYPHVTFFFSGGREKEFNNEKRLLIPSPKVATYDLQPEMSANGIKDAIIPELEKGWADFVCLNFANPDMVGHTGVFEAVVKAVETVDACAEAVVKTGIANGYSFIILADHGNADYMVNDDGSANTAHTTNVVPCILIDEDYKAIKDGKLGDIAPTILKLMGIDIPQEMSGNVLV